Proteins encoded within one genomic window of Bermanella sp. WJH001:
- a CDS encoding GNAT family N-acetyltransferase codes for MAIIQANIKHLDDLAILFDAYRQFYKQQPNLNAATQFLKNNLNNNESVIFLAQQDNQTQGFVQLYPTWESISMSKRWVLYDLFVTPEGRGQSIARALMQQAKQFAIHSGAKFITLETAHDNITAQALYESEGYKKDLEFYSYQLGL; via the coding sequence ATGGCCATCATACAAGCCAACATCAAACACCTTGATGACCTTGCAATACTATTTGATGCTTACCGACAATTTTATAAACAACAACCCAACCTAAATGCCGCCACACAATTTTTAAAGAACAACCTAAACAATAATGAATCCGTTATCTTTTTAGCCCAACAAGACAACCAAACACAGGGTTTTGTACAACTATACCCCACTTGGGAATCCATCAGCATGAGCAAACGCTGGGTATTGTATGATTTATTTGTTACACCAGAAGGCCGTGGTCAATCAATCGCGCGTGCCCTTATGCAACAAGCGAAGCAATTTGCAATCCACTCAGGGGCAAAATTCATCACTCTTGAAACCGCCCACGACAACATAACGGCACAAGCACTTTATGAAAGCGAAGGTTATAAAAAAGATTTGGAGTTTTATAGTTATCAGCTAGGGTTGTAA
- a CDS encoding LysR family transcriptional regulator → MTKHKIWPFIQIMSKNKNLLPRQIGDAHIRLLRIFKTVVEAGGFAPAEVELNISRPAISLAMSELESLLNMKLCLRGRSGFSVTEQGTQVYQSALQLLTSLETFKSQINAINTDLIGDLNIGITDNMVTIPQMRITQALSTLKHRAPQVIINIRMMPPSDIETAVLDGHLHIGVVPDLRSLPGLNYRPLYKEKSLLYCSDQHPLFDQELEHISDQALSQYDAVLPNYPQPVDIKQQQTMLKVSATSSDREGIAFLILTGRFLGFLPTHFAERWVSQDKLRAIGEHSRFFHTHFSAITRKGAMNNLILDAYLEELDKA, encoded by the coding sequence ATGACCAAACACAAAATATGGCCATTTATTCAAATTATGAGTAAAAACAAGAACTTACTTCCCCGCCAGATAGGCGATGCCCACATCAGGTTGCTTCGCATCTTCAAAACCGTGGTGGAAGCCGGAGGCTTTGCCCCCGCCGAAGTTGAACTTAACATTAGCCGCCCCGCCATCAGCCTAGCCATGAGCGAATTAGAATCGCTGCTTAACATGAAACTGTGCCTGCGCGGGCGCTCTGGGTTTTCAGTTACCGAGCAAGGTACACAGGTCTACCAAAGTGCCCTGCAATTATTAACCAGCCTAGAAACCTTTAAATCCCAAATAAATGCCATTAACACCGACTTAATCGGCGACTTAAATATTGGCATCACCGACAACATGGTGACCATTCCCCAAATGCGCATCACCCAAGCCTTAAGCACCCTTAAACATCGAGCGCCTCAAGTTATTATTAACATTCGCATGATGCCACCGAGCGACATTGAAACCGCCGTGTTAGATGGTCACCTGCATATTGGGGTGGTGCCGGATCTTCGCTCGCTACCGGGTTTAAACTACCGCCCTTTATATAAAGAAAAATCACTCTTGTATTGCTCGGATCAGCACCCATTATTTGACCAAGAGTTAGAACACATTAGCGATCAAGCGTTATCCCAATACGATGCCGTTTTGCCAAACTACCCTCAACCGGTGGACATCAAGCAACAACAAACCATGTTAAAAGTCAGTGCCACCAGCAGTGACCGTGAAGGCATTGCGTTTTTGATTTTAACCGGCCGCTTTTTAGGCTTTTTACCCACCCATTTTGCAGAGCGCTGGGTATCACAAGACAAATTACGAGCAATTGGTGAGCACAGCCGGTTTTTTCATACACATTTTTCTGCAATAACACGCAAAGGGGCTATGAATAATTTGATTTTAGATGCTTACTTAGAAGAATTAGACAAAGCCTAA
- a CDS encoding FMN-binding negative transcriptional regulator, translated as MHTPNSFKQEDDAHLKEVIREYPFATLITHSETGVDAMHLPVMLANVEGRDVIQAHIARSNKVWESVENGSEVLLIFNGPNCYVSPSYYPTKEETGKAVPTWNYVVVHLKGKISFIHDEKWTYNVLDSLTHKHESNQKNPWAISDAPDAYIEKMLSAVVGVEVSIDSIKGQWKLSQNQPVVNKVGVVKGLLERGGENDVQVSHLVKERL; from the coding sequence ATGCATACGCCGAATAGTTTTAAGCAAGAAGATGACGCTCATTTAAAAGAAGTGATACGTGAATATCCCTTTGCAACATTAATAACACACTCTGAGACGGGTGTGGATGCAATGCATTTGCCTGTTATGCTTGCAAATGTCGAAGGTCGTGATGTCATTCAAGCTCATATCGCTAGATCAAACAAAGTATGGGAGTCTGTTGAGAATGGTTCTGAGGTGTTGCTAATTTTTAATGGCCCAAATTGTTATGTTTCGCCAAGTTATTATCCAACTAAGGAAGAGACAGGAAAAGCGGTTCCTACATGGAACTATGTTGTTGTTCACTTGAAAGGAAAAATATCATTTATTCACGATGAAAAATGGACTTATAACGTGCTTGATTCATTGACTCATAAACATGAGTCGAATCAAAAAAATCCTTGGGCTATTTCGGATGCGCCGGATGCATACATAGAGAAAATGTTGTCAGCAGTTGTGGGTGTGGAAGTTTCAATCGATTCAATAAAAGGGCAGTGGAAGTTGAGTCAAAATCAGCCTGTAGTAAATAAAGTTGGTGTGGTAAAAGGATTGCTTGAAAGAGGTGGTGAGAATGATGTTCAGGTGTCTCATTTAGTTAAAGAACGGCTATAA
- a CDS encoding thioesterase family protein has translation MTPKQRFIEEYAVIVKQDVIWGDMDAFNHVNNTVYFRYFEDARMAFFEKTGVMPHMEATNIGPILASTQCQFRAPVSFPDRILIGARIKEISEKRFTMEYGVFSEQHETLAAKGEGMVVYYNYKLNESCEIPDEIRVNFNQLQAAKHH, from the coding sequence ATGACACCCAAACAACGATTTATTGAAGAGTACGCCGTGATTGTTAAGCAAGATGTCATCTGGGGTGACATGGATGCATTCAACCATGTAAACAACACCGTATATTTTCGCTATTTTGAAGACGCGCGTATGGCGTTTTTTGAAAAAACAGGTGTCATGCCACACATGGAAGCCACTAACATAGGCCCTATTTTAGCAAGCACTCAATGCCAATTTAGAGCACCGGTTAGCTTTCCTGATCGTATTTTAATTGGCGCACGCATCAAAGAAATCAGCGAAAAACGGTTTACGATGGAATACGGTGTTTTTAGTGAACAACATGAAACCCTTGCCGCTAAGGGTGAAGGCATGGTGGTTTATTATAATTACAAATTAAACGAGAGTTGCGAGATACCGGATGAAATCCGAGTTAACTTCAACCAGCTTCAAGCCGCCAAGCACCACTAA
- a CDS encoding transporter substrate-binding domain-containing protein, whose protein sequence is MFKRLVGLVIILQSLACSLTFAEAVEVKVGGYLFHPFIQMKGQDASGLTIDLIKLLNQQQSQYHFSFIPTSPNRRYSDFKRGVFDAIFFENISWSWDKHDIEASNVFLTGGEVFFTHRIKGRNKNYFDDISNKSIVAILGYHYRFLDNITDTKILKKKFNIKLVNTPQTVMNQVLNDKTELGIASYSYLQQQIKYNPQLNDTLLINDKFDQHYEHTILIRKSHPLNAKKINKLIAKIQQNGSLNQLLEKYGLATQSPSN, encoded by the coding sequence ATGTTTAAACGTCTAGTTGGCCTAGTCATCATTCTTCAAAGTTTGGCCTGCTCACTCACTTTTGCAGAGGCTGTCGAAGTGAAAGTCGGCGGTTACTTGTTTCACCCTTTTATTCAAATGAAGGGGCAGGATGCTTCGGGCCTGACAATCGACCTTATTAAACTATTAAACCAGCAACAGTCCCAATATCACTTTAGTTTTATCCCAACCAGCCCTAATCGACGTTATAGCGATTTTAAAAGAGGTGTGTTTGATGCCATATTTTTTGAAAACATCAGTTGGAGCTGGGATAAGCATGATATTGAAGCCAGCAATGTATTCTTAACAGGTGGCGAAGTATTTTTTACCCATAGAATTAAAGGGCGAAATAAAAACTACTTTGATGACATATCCAATAAAAGCATAGTGGCTATTTTAGGGTACCACTACCGCTTTTTAGACAACATTACAGACACCAAGATTCTTAAAAAGAAATTTAACATCAAGCTCGTTAACACCCCCCAAACCGTGATGAATCAAGTATTAAATGACAAGACTGAGCTAGGAATTGCAAGTTATTCTTACCTTCAACAACAAATCAAATATAACCCTCAGCTAAATGATACTCTCTTAATTAATGACAAATTTGACCAGCACTATGAGCACACAATTTTAATTAGAAAAAGCCACCCACTAAATGCTAAGAAAATTAACAAGTTAATAGCAAAGATCCAACAAAATGGCTCTCTTAATCAACTCCTCGAAAAATATGGCTTGGCCACTCAAAGCCCGTCTAACTAA
- a CDS encoding GNAT family N-acetyltransferase produces MVTEVFIADYNDSNHASDIAFLLNDYAQDEMGGGEALPDSVQVNLAVELAKLPHAFTVICYVDGEPAGLANCFMGFSTFKCKPLINIHDLSVVERFRGQGISQMLLAKVEEQAKIKGCCKVTLEVLEGNEAARHSYLKFGFDGYELDPKMGKALFWQKLI; encoded by the coding sequence ATGGTTACTGAAGTATTTATAGCTGATTATAATGACTCTAATCATGCTTCTGATATTGCTTTTTTATTAAATGATTATGCACAAGATGAAATGGGTGGGGGTGAGGCATTGCCTGATTCTGTACAAGTTAATTTAGCGGTAGAGCTTGCTAAGTTACCCCATGCATTCACCGTTATATGTTATGTAGATGGTGAGCCAGCGGGTTTAGCCAATTGTTTTATGGGGTTTTCAACTTTTAAATGTAAGCCCTTGATTAATATTCATGACCTGAGTGTGGTTGAAAGGTTTAGAGGACAAGGTATTAGCCAGATGCTGTTGGCGAAAGTTGAAGAGCAAGCCAAAATTAAAGGCTGCTGTAAGGTGACGTTGGAAGTATTAGAGGGTAATGAGGCCGCTCGTCATTCATATCTTAAGTTTGGCTTTGATGGCTACGAGCTTGATCCTAAAATGGGTAAGGCATTATTTTGGCAAAAATTGATTTGA
- a CDS encoding DMT family transporter: MPNNVIQGALLILLGEGLLSIMGAIIKHLSHDMPTEHIVFYRNLFGLIMLVPIIMHNGFNQLKTSVWHLHLLRAVVGLSAMYGFFYVIGNMPLAEAFLVKLTSPFFMPIVAAIWLGESIKAKTGWAIAIGFIGVMFILRPGTENFTPVALIGIGAAALASTAKVCIRRMGSTESSVRIVFYFGAISTVLSVIPLFWSPFWPSAQHWPWIVLMGLVATCGQLALTRAYRIANPGQIGPYVYSSVVYGATLGWVFWGETLLITTIIGSALIIVAGLWNVSGKKPKPA, encoded by the coding sequence ATGCCAAATAATGTGATCCAAGGTGCCTTACTGATTCTTCTAGGCGAAGGCCTCTTATCTATCATGGGGGCCATCATTAAACACCTAAGTCATGATATGCCCACCGAACACATCGTGTTTTATCGCAACCTGTTTGGCTTGATCATGCTTGTACCCATCATCATGCATAATGGCTTTAATCAGCTGAAAACCTCTGTTTGGCATCTACACCTTTTAAGAGCCGTTGTGGGCCTAAGTGCTATGTATGGCTTTTTTTATGTCATTGGCAACATGCCCCTTGCTGAGGCGTTTCTAGTAAAACTAACCAGCCCATTTTTTATGCCAATTGTTGCGGCCATTTGGCTTGGGGAGTCAATTAAAGCTAAAACAGGCTGGGCAATTGCTATTGGTTTTATTGGGGTCATGTTCATACTGCGCCCAGGCACAGAGAACTTCACACCTGTGGCCCTTATTGGCATAGGCGCGGCAGCACTGGCCAGTACCGCTAAGGTTTGCATCCGCCGCATGGGTTCAACCGAATCTAGCGTGCGAATCGTGTTTTATTTTGGTGCCATCAGTACCGTGCTATCGGTCATTCCGCTGTTCTGGAGCCCATTCTGGCCCAGTGCACAACACTGGCCATGGATCGTATTAATGGGCCTAGTGGCCACATGTGGGCAACTGGCTCTTACCCGAGCATACCGTATCGCCAATCCTGGCCAGATTGGCCCTTATGTTTATAGCTCTGTGGTATATGGTGCTACATTAGGTTGGGTTTTCTGGGGTGAAACACTATTAATCACCACAATTATTGGCAGTGCTCTGATCATTGTGGCGGGCTTGTGGAATGTTAGTGGTAAAAAGCCAAAACCTGCATAA
- a CDS encoding aspartate aminotransferase family protein produces MSDNNKYAGLSQEQLDSHWMPFTGNRQFKQDPRLIVSAEGRYYTDAQGRKIFDGLSGLWTCGLGHSRPEITEAIAKQAKELDYSPAFQFGHPKAFELSHRITQFTPNGLNRVFFTGSGSESVETALKIARGYWRKKGQPAKTRFIGRSKGYHGVNFGGISVGGIGPNRAIYGQGIEAAHLPHTMLAENAFSKGLPTEGAYLADELEQMIAIYDASNVAAVIVEPMAGSAGVIPPPVGYLKRLRELCTKHDILLIFDEVITAFGRMGSKTGAEEFDVVPDIMTTAKQLTNGVVPMGAVIAKQEIYDTFMEQGGPDYMLELPHGYTYSAHPVACAAGLASLDLLEKEQLPQRVKAMAPQFEEMLHGLKGTQHITDIRNYGFAGAMTVAAKDGQPALRPYEIAMKMWQKGFYVRYGGDTIQLGLPFTTELEEIDSLINALGESFNEVD; encoded by the coding sequence ATGAGCGATAACAATAAATACGCAGGCTTAAGCCAAGAGCAGCTAGACAGCCATTGGATGCCTTTCACCGGTAACCGTCAGTTTAAACAAGACCCTCGTTTAATTGTGAGCGCAGAAGGTCGCTATTATACAGACGCCCAGGGCCGTAAAATTTTTGATGGTTTATCTGGCTTATGGACGTGTGGCTTGGGTCATAGTCGCCCAGAAATTACCGAGGCCATTGCCAAGCAAGCCAAAGAGCTAGACTACTCGCCAGCGTTTCAGTTTGGTCACCCAAAAGCATTTGAATTATCTCACCGTATTACTCAGTTCACACCAAACGGTTTGAACCGTGTTTTCTTTACTGGCTCTGGTTCTGAGTCTGTTGAAACGGCCCTTAAAATTGCGCGCGGTTACTGGCGTAAAAAAGGCCAACCCGCCAAGACCCGTTTTATTGGTCGTTCAAAGGGGTATCACGGTGTGAACTTTGGTGGCATTTCGGTGGGAGGGATTGGCCCTAACCGTGCAATTTATGGACAAGGTATTGAGGCGGCCCATTTACCTCACACCATGTTGGCTGAAAATGCGTTTTCGAAAGGGTTGCCAACTGAAGGGGCTTACCTAGCTGACGAACTAGAGCAAATGATCGCCATTTATGATGCATCAAACGTGGCAGCCGTGATTGTTGAGCCAATGGCCGGTTCAGCGGGTGTGATTCCACCACCAGTGGGTTACCTAAAACGCCTTCGTGAATTGTGCACCAAGCACGATATTTTATTAATTTTTGATGAAGTGATTACCGCGTTTGGTCGCATGGGTTCAAAAACCGGTGCTGAGGAGTTTGATGTGGTACCGGATATTATGACCACAGCAAAACAGCTAACCAATGGTGTGGTGCCAATGGGAGCGGTGATTGCGAAACAAGAAATTTACGATACCTTTATGGAACAAGGTGGCCCCGACTACATGTTAGAACTGCCACACGGTTATACCTATTCGGCACACCCTGTTGCGTGTGCGGCGGGTCTTGCGTCATTGGATTTATTAGAAAAAGAACAATTGCCTCAACGGGTAAAAGCCATGGCACCGCAGTTTGAAGAAATGTTGCATGGCTTAAAAGGCACTCAGCACATTACCGATATCCGTAACTATGGTTTTGCAGGTGCTATGACGGTTGCTGCTAAAGATGGTCAGCCTGCATTGCGCCCTTATGAAATTGCTATGAAGATGTGGCAGAAGGGTTTTTACGTTCGTTATGGTGGTGACACCATACAATTAGGTTTGCCGTTTACTACAGAGCTAGAAGAAATTGATAGCTTGATTAATGCCTTAGGCGAATCCTTTAATGAGGTGGATTAA
- a CDS encoding aldehyde dehydrogenase, translated as MSDVNSINWAELAKTTQYPNQAIINGKNVDSVTGKTEATINPANGQIITQVADCSPEDADIAVKNARDTFESGVWSQMAPGERKKILLRWAQLIEDNHAQIALLESLDAGKPISDTFDIDVPSALNTIRWTAEAIDKVYEEIAPTAHNTIALIERLPLGVVLAIVPWNFPLSTTAWKLAPALATGNSVILKPDPKTPMTALRIAQLATEAGLPDGVLNVLTGDGINLGKHLSLHPDIDGQTFTGSTNVGKLLMQYAGQSNLKRTFLELGGKSANIVFADADLESAAEMAAVAGFYNCGQTCTAGTRLLIQESIYDTFLAKVIEHAKTWKEGNPLDLNNRMGAIINPSQLENIQRYVKIGQEEGARLVLGGKVTQTETGGFYHEPTIFADVDNSMRIAQEEIFGPVMSVIKFKDEADAIRIANDSPYGLAGAVWSNNINTALKVAKGVRTGTMGVNNYFGGDITVPFGGFKESGNGRDKSLHAMDDYTELKTTWIELN; from the coding sequence ATGTCAGACGTAAACAGCATTAACTGGGCAGAACTAGCAAAAACCACCCAGTACCCAAACCAAGCTATCATTAATGGTAAAAATGTTGATTCTGTAACCGGTAAAACCGAAGCCACCATCAACCCTGCCAATGGCCAAATTATCACTCAAGTGGCTGATTGCTCTCCAGAAGACGCCGACATTGCCGTCAAAAACGCCCGCGATACATTTGAAAGCGGTGTGTGGTCACAAATGGCACCGGGTGAACGTAAAAAAATTCTATTACGCTGGGCGCAGTTAATTGAAGACAACCATGCACAGATCGCCCTACTTGAAAGCTTAGATGCTGGCAAACCCATCAGTGATACCTTTGATATTGATGTACCAAGCGCATTAAACACCATTCGCTGGACCGCCGAAGCCATCGACAAAGTATACGAAGAGATCGCCCCAACTGCTCACAACACCATAGCGTTAATTGAGCGCTTACCACTTGGTGTGGTACTGGCCATTGTGCCGTGGAACTTCCCGCTATCAACCACCGCGTGGAAGTTAGCCCCGGCCCTTGCCACCGGTAACTCGGTTATTTTAAAACCAGACCCAAAAACCCCAATGACCGCATTACGCATTGCACAACTGGCCACCGAAGCAGGTCTTCCCGATGGCGTATTAAATGTACTGACAGGCGACGGTATTAATTTAGGCAAGCACCTTTCATTGCACCCAGACATCGACGGTCAAACCTTCACCGGTTCAACCAACGTGGGCAAGTTATTAATGCAATACGCCGGTCAATCTAATCTTAAACGTACCTTTTTAGAATTGGGCGGTAAAAGTGCCAACATCGTATTTGCCGATGCCGATTTAGAAAGCGCCGCCGAAATGGCAGCGGTTGCCGGTTTTTACAACTGTGGCCAAACCTGTACCGCAGGCACACGCTTATTAATACAAGAAAGCATTTACGACACATTTTTAGCCAAGGTCATTGAACATGCTAAAACATGGAAAGAAGGCAACCCACTGGATTTAAACAATCGCATGGGCGCCATCATCAACCCAAGCCAACTTGAAAACATTCAACGTTACGTAAAAATTGGCCAAGAAGAAGGTGCACGTTTAGTACTCGGCGGCAAAGTCACACAAACTGAAACCGGTGGCTTTTACCACGAACCCACTATTTTTGCAGACGTAGACAACAGCATGCGCATTGCCCAAGAAGAAATTTTTGGCCCGGTGATGTCGGTGATTAAATTCAAAGACGAGGCCGATGCCATTCGCATTGCCAACGACTCCCCTTACGGCTTAGCTGGCGCCGTGTGGAGCAACAACATCAACACCGCCCTTAAAGTGGCCAAAGGCGTGCGCACCGGCACCATGGGTGTAAACAACTATTTTGGTGGCGACATCACCGTACCTTTTGGTGGTTTTAAAGAATCCGGCAATGGCCGTGATAAATCACTGCACGCCATGGACGATTACACCGAACTTAAAACCACTTGGATTGAGTTAAACTAA
- a CDS encoding nitronate monooxygenase, which yields MSAFKTLTSRLNLPVICAPMFLVSSPKLVIECCKNGVIGSFPALNIRPQEKLDEWLSEISNTLETYQKNNPNTKVAPFAVNQVVHPSNSRLMADHALIKKHKVPLVITSQGNPAQIVKDVHEWGGMVFHDVIKTQHAKKAIEAGVDGIIVVASGAGGHGGTLNPFALVREIRGFWDGPLILAGAINDGYSIRAAEALGADMVYMGTRFIATEEAQVPQAYKDMLIKSQIDDIIYSDHFTGVHCNYLKESLENAGIDVKSLTAKGHVDLDLGDTNSWTDIWSAGHGVGGIHTIISVQQLVDNLISEYQQACDKKPFAQ from the coding sequence ATGTCAGCATTCAAAACACTTACATCACGTTTAAACCTGCCTGTCATTTGTGCCCCTATGTTTTTAGTGAGCAGCCCAAAACTGGTAATTGAATGCTGTAAAAATGGCGTAATCGGAAGCTTTCCTGCCTTGAATATTAGGCCTCAAGAAAAGCTAGATGAATGGTTAAGCGAAATATCCAATACCCTTGAGACTTACCAAAAAAACAACCCAAATACTAAAGTTGCGCCATTTGCGGTGAATCAAGTTGTACACCCTTCCAACTCACGCCTAATGGCGGATCACGCACTAATCAAAAAACATAAAGTCCCCTTGGTGATTACCAGTCAAGGTAACCCTGCACAGATCGTTAAAGATGTGCACGAATGGGGTGGCATGGTGTTTCATGATGTCATTAAAACCCAGCATGCAAAAAAAGCCATTGAAGCAGGTGTGGATGGCATCATCGTTGTCGCCAGTGGAGCCGGCGGCCACGGTGGCACATTAAATCCATTTGCTTTGGTGCGAGAAATTCGAGGGTTTTGGGATGGTCCGCTGATCTTGGCCGGTGCGATTAACGATGGTTACAGCATCCGAGCGGCCGAAGCCTTAGGGGCAGATATGGTATACATGGGCACTCGGTTTATCGCAACCGAAGAAGCACAAGTGCCTCAAGCCTACAAAGACATGCTCATAAAAAGCCAGATAGACGACATCATTTACAGTGACCATTTTACAGGGGTTCATTGCAATTATTTAAAGGAGTCCCTTGAAAATGCTGGCATTGACGTAAAATCATTAACCGCAAAAGGTCACGTAGACTTAGATCTAGGTGACACCAACAGCTGGACGGATATTTGGAGCGCAGGCCACGGTGTTGGAGGCATACATACTATTATTAGTGTGCAACAATTAGTTGATAACTTAATCAGCGAATACCAACAAGCCTGCGATAAAAAGCCGTTTGCCCAATAA
- a CDS encoding CoA-acylating methylmalonate-semialdehyde dehydrogenase, which yields MNVVGHLINGTLIHTGVNDSARTQDVFNPATGKAEKKVALASKQTTEQAIAAAQAAYPEWRNTPAIKRARIMFRFKELLEANADKICQMIGEEHGKISHDAAGELQRGIENVEFACGAPELLKGEHSRNVGPGIDSWSEFQPLGVVAGITPFNFPAMVPMWMFPLAIVCGNTFVLKPSERDPSSTLYIAQLLQEAGLPDGVMNVVNGDKESVDVLLTDERVKAVSFVGSTPIAEYIYATANAHGKRCQALGGAKNHAIVMPDADIDNAVTQLLGAAFGSSGERCMALSVAVAVGDEAGDALVSKMKEAMSGLTVGAFSNASNDFGPVITAAHKEKVQGYITSAEKDGAKIVVDGRDPKVDGYEDGFFVGATLIDNVTANMDSYEAEIFGPVLQVVRVKTMEEAMKLINDHEYGNGTCIFTRDGEAARYFSDNIQVGMVGINVPLPVPVAYHSFGGWKRSLFGDLHAYGPDGVRFYTKRKTITQRWPSSGVREGVSMSFPS from the coding sequence ATGAACGTAGTTGGTCATTTAATTAACGGCACTCTTATACACACTGGTGTAAACGACTCAGCCCGCACCCAAGACGTATTCAACCCTGCAACGGGTAAAGCAGAAAAAAAAGTGGCATTAGCCTCTAAGCAAACTACAGAGCAAGCCATCGCAGCAGCGCAAGCGGCTTACCCAGAATGGCGTAATACTCCAGCCATTAAACGTGCCCGTATTATGTTTCGTTTTAAAGAGTTGTTAGAAGCCAACGCCGACAAAATTTGCCAAATGATTGGTGAAGAGCACGGTAAAATTTCTCACGATGCAGCCGGTGAATTACAACGCGGTATTGAAAATGTTGAATTTGCCTGTGGCGCACCCGAGCTTTTAAAAGGCGAGCACAGCCGTAACGTAGGCCCTGGTATTGATTCTTGGAGCGAGTTTCAACCATTAGGTGTGGTTGCCGGTATTACACCGTTTAACTTCCCAGCCATGGTGCCAATGTGGATGTTTCCGCTGGCGATTGTGTGCGGTAATACGTTTGTACTTAAGCCGTCTGAGCGTGATCCGTCTTCTACTTTATATATTGCGCAACTGTTGCAAGAAGCAGGTTTACCAGATGGTGTTATGAACGTGGTAAACGGTGATAAAGAATCGGTAGACGTACTATTAACAGACGAGCGTGTAAAAGCGGTGAGTTTTGTGGGTTCAACCCCAATTGCGGAATACATTTACGCAACGGCCAATGCACATGGCAAGCGTTGCCAGGCATTGGGTGGAGCGAAAAACCACGCGATTGTGATGCCAGATGCGGACATTGATAACGCCGTTACCCAATTACTCGGTGCTGCGTTTGGTTCATCTGGTGAGCGCTGCATGGCACTTTCTGTTGCAGTTGCGGTAGGTGATGAAGCCGGTGATGCCTTGGTAAGTAAAATGAAAGAGGCCATGTCTGGTTTAACCGTGGGAGCGTTCTCAAATGCATCCAATGATTTTGGCCCAGTGATTACCGCCGCACACAAAGAAAAAGTACAAGGCTACATCACATCAGCTGAAAAAGACGGGGCAAAAATTGTGGTTGATGGCCGTGATCCTAAAGTAGACGGCTATGAGGACGGCTTCTTTGTAGGCGCAACCTTGATTGATAACGTGACAGCCAATATGGATAGCTACGAAGCTGAAATCTTTGGTCCAGTACTGCAAGTGGTGCGTGTAAAAACCATGGAAGAAGCCATGAAGCTGATCAACGATCACGAATACGGTAATGGTACCTGTATCTTTACCCGTGACGGTGAAGCGGCGCGTTACTTCTCTGACAATATCCAAGTGGGCATGGTGGGTATTAACGTACCGCTACCTGTACCGGTTGCATACCACAGCTTTGGTGGTTGGAAGCGTTCATTGTTTGGTGATTTGCACGCATACGGCCCAGATGGTGTGCGTTTCTACACCAAACGTAAAACTATTACGCAACGCTGGCCTTCAAGTGGTGTGCGTGAAGGCGTGAGTATGTCTTTTCCAAGTTAA
- a CDS encoding GNAT family N-acetyltransferase gives MLSEGVVESLPPYFHGIKNTRQAEIWLYKMQAESCFYGVYERSSSELIGFLFLHESEDNTAHLGYLLSEQSWGVGFASELLLDLVRELKSNQLLCTLIAGVDESNVASIRVLRKAQFTEQSRGENGVLFFQCAL, from the coding sequence ATTTTATCTGAAGGGGTAGTTGAGTCGTTACCGCCTTATTTTCATGGTATTAAAAATACCCGGCAGGCTGAAATTTGGTTGTATAAAATGCAGGCTGAAAGCTGTTTTTATGGTGTGTATGAGCGATCCTCAAGTGAGCTAATAGGTTTTTTATTTTTACATGAAAGCGAAGATAACACAGCCCATCTAGGTTATTTACTTAGCGAGCAAAGTTGGGGTGTTGGGTTTGCTAGCGAATTGCTGCTAGATTTGGTTAGGGAGTTAAAATCGAACCAGCTATTGTGCACCTTAATTGCAGGAGTTGATGAGAGCAATGTAGCGTCGATTCGTGTGTTGCGCAAAGCACAGTTTACTGAGCAAAGCAGGGGTGAAAATGGCGTGTTGTTTTTTCAATGTGCACTTTAA